A portion of the Streptococcus sp. Marseille-Q6470 genome contains these proteins:
- a CDS encoding Cof-type HAD-IIB family hydrolase, whose protein sequence is MIKLLALDMDGTLLNEAKEIPQAHIDAIHKAIEKGVKLVLCTGRPLFGVLPYYKKLGLDLENEYVIVNNGCSTHQTSDWSLVDWRELSKSDIEYLNDLAEKSEVQLTLFDEEHYFVLGGKPNPIVQYDATLVFADLTEISLEEATSGKYRMFQGMFLGTKEQTDDFEQRFADELCQRFSGVRSQPVIYEAMPLGTTKASALSRLAEILDIQPSEIMAMGDANNDIEMLEFAGLGIAMGNASDYVKSLADAVTASNEEDGVARAIEKYIL, encoded by the coding sequence ATGATAAAACTACTTGCACTGGATATGGATGGTACTCTTCTCAACGAAGCCAAGGAAATCCCTCAGGCTCATATTGATGCCATTCATAAGGCTATCGAAAAAGGTGTCAAACTGGTTCTTTGTACTGGCCGTCCTCTCTTTGGAGTCCTACCCTACTATAAGAAGCTTGGTCTTGATTTAGAAAACGAATACGTCATCGTCAACAACGGTTGTTCTACCCATCAAACCAGTGACTGGAGCCTTGTTGACTGGCGGGAACTTAGCAAATCTGACATCGAATACCTGAATGACCTTGCTGAAAAGAGTGAGGTTCAGTTGACTCTCTTTGATGAGGAACACTACTTCGTTCTCGGAGGTAAACCAAATCCTATCGTTCAATATGATGCCACACTTGTTTTTGCTGACCTGACTGAAATCTCACTGGAAGAGGCTACTAGTGGTAAATATCGCATGTTCCAGGGTATGTTCTTAGGTACAAAAGAGCAAACGGACGACTTTGAACAACGATTTGCTGATGAACTTTGTCAGAGATTTAGCGGTGTTCGTTCACAACCAGTGATCTATGAAGCAATGCCACTCGGTACAACTAAAGCTTCTGCTCTTTCTCGTTTGGCTGAGATTTTGGATATCCAACCTTCTGAAATCATGGCTATGGGTGATGCCAATAACGACATTGAGATGTTAGAGTTTGCAGGGCTGGGGATCGCCATGGGAAATGCCAGTGACTACGTCAAATCTCTCGCTGATGCCGTAACTGCTAGCAATGAAGAAGATGGTGTTGCACGCGCTATTGAGAAATATATTTTGTAA
- a CDS encoding SWEET family sugar transporter: MTEKQMKTLGWIATFMSVMMYVSYIPQIMNNLAGQKGNFIQPAVAAINCSLWVYYGLFKKERDIPLAAANAPGIVFGIITALTALF; this comes from the coding sequence ATGACTGAAAAACAAATGAAAACTTTAGGTTGGATTGCAACCTTTATGTCTGTAATGATGTATGTATCCTATATTCCTCAAATTATGAATAACCTTGCTGGTCAAAAAGGGAATTTTATCCAACCGGCAGTAGCTGCTATTAACTGCAGTCTTTGGGTATACTACGGTCTCTTTAAAAAAGAACGTGATATTCCTTTGGCAGCGGCTAATGCACCAGGGATTGTTTTTGGGATTATTACCGCTTTGACAGCCTTGTTCTAA
- the pcrA gene encoding DNA helicase PcrA: MNPLLNGMNDRQAEAVQTTEGPLLIMAGAGSGKTRVLTHRIAYLIDEKMVNPWNILAITFTNKAAREMKERAYGLNPATQDCLIATFHSMCVRILRRDADHIGYNRNFTIIDPGEQRTLMKRILKQLNLDPKKWNERSILGTISNAKNDLIDDEAYASQAGDLYTDIVAKCYTAYQKELRQSESVDFDDLIMLTLRLFDQNPDVLTYYQQKFQYIHVDEYQDTNHAQYQLVKLLASRFKNICVVGDADQSIYGWRGADMQNILDFEKDYPDAKVVLLEENYRSTKTILQAANDVIKNNKNRRPKNLWTQNADGEQIIYYRANDEQDEAVFVAKTIDELGRSHNFLHKDFAVLYRTNAQSRTIEEALLKSNIPYTMVGGTKFYSRKEIRDIIAYLNLIANLSDNISFERIINEPKRGIGPGTVEKIRDFANMQEMSMLDASANIMLSGIKGKAAQSIWDFANMILDLREQLDRLTITELVEAVLEKTGYVDLLKAQATLESKARVENIEEFLSVTKNFDDNPESEEEETGLDKLSRFLNDLALIADTDSGSQETSEVTLMTLHAAKGLEFPVVFIIGMEENVFPLSRATEDPDELEEERRLAYVGITRAEKILYLTNANSRLLFGRTSYNRPTRFINEISSDLLTYQGLARPANTSFKASYTCGGIAFGKGMSLAQALQERKRNAAPTSIQSSGLPFGQFASTSKSSSSETNWSIGDIALHKKWGEGTVLEVSGSGATQELKINFPEVGLKKLLASVAPIEKK, translated from the coding sequence ATGAACCCTTTATTAAACGGTATGAATGACCGCCAAGCAGAAGCGGTACAGACTACAGAAGGTCCACTGCTAATCATGGCAGGGGCTGGTTCTGGTAAGACACGAGTTTTGACTCACCGTATTGCTTACTTGATTGATGAAAAGATGGTCAATCCATGGAATATTTTAGCTATTACCTTTACTAATAAAGCAGCACGCGAGATGAAGGAGCGTGCCTATGGTTTAAATCCAGCTACTCAGGATTGTTTGATTGCGACCTTTCACTCTATGTGTGTTCGTATTTTACGTCGTGATGCAGACCATATTGGCTACAATCGTAATTTTACTATCATCGATCCAGGTGAGCAGCGAACGCTCATGAAACGCATTCTCAAGCAGTTAAACTTGGATCCTAAAAAGTGGAATGAACGCTCTATTTTGGGGACCATTTCTAATGCTAAGAATGATTTGATTGATGATGAGGCTTACGCTTCTCAAGCAGGAGACTTGTATACAGATATTGTAGCTAAGTGTTATACGGCCTATCAGAAAGAACTTCGTCAGTCAGAATCGGTTGACTTTGATGATTTGATTATGCTGACCTTGCGTCTCTTTGATCAAAATCCTGATGTCTTGACCTATTACCAGCAAAAGTTCCAATATATCCATGTCGATGAGTACCAAGATACCAACCATGCCCAGTATCAACTAGTCAAACTTTTGGCTTCACGCTTCAAAAATATCTGTGTGGTTGGGGATGCTGACCAGTCTATCTACGGGTGGCGTGGTGCTGATATGCAGAATATCCTAGATTTTGAAAAAGATTATCCAGATGCCAAGGTTGTTTTGCTGGAGGAAAATTACCGTTCTACCAAAACCATCCTCCAAGCGGCTAATGATGTTATTAAAAACAATAAAAATCGTCGTCCGAAAAATCTCTGGACCCAAAATGCTGATGGGGAACAAATCATTTACTATCGTGCTAATGATGAACAGGACGAGGCTGTCTTTGTAGCTAAAACGATTGATGAACTTGGCCGTAGCCACAACTTCCTTCATAAAGACTTCGCAGTTCTTTATCGTACCAATGCCCAGTCACGTACGATTGAGGAAGCTCTGCTCAAGTCTAATATTCCTTATACCATGGTTGGTGGAACGAAATTCTACAGCCGTAAGGAAATTCGTGATATCATTGCTTATCTCAATCTCATTGCCAACCTAAGTGATAATATCAGTTTTGAGCGTATCATCAATGAACCCAAGCGTGGAATTGGTCCAGGTACTGTTGAGAAGATTCGTGATTTTGCGAACATGCAAGAAATGTCTATGCTGGATGCTTCGGCAAATATCATGTTATCAGGAATCAAAGGAAAAGCAGCTCAATCTATTTGGGACTTCGCTAATATGATTCTCGATTTGCGTGAACAACTGGACCGATTGACAATCACGGAGTTGGTAGAAGCAGTATTAGAAAAAACAGGTTACGTTGATTTACTTAAGGCCCAAGCAACCTTGGAAAGTAAGGCTCGGGTTGAAAATATTGAGGAGTTCCTCTCTGTTACGAAAAATTTCGATGATAATCCTGAAAGTGAAGAAGAGGAAACAGGACTAGATAAACTTAGTCGATTCCTGAACGACTTGGCTTTGATAGCAGATACGGACTCTGGTAGCCAAGAGACATCTGAAGTAACCTTGATGACTCTTCACGCGGCCAAAGGGCTTGAGTTTCCTGTTGTCTTTATCATTGGTATGGAGGAAAATGTCTTCCCACTCAGTCGCGCTACTGAAGATCCAGATGAATTAGAAGAAGAACGTCGTTTGGCCTACGTAGGAATCACGCGCGCAGAGAAAATTCTTTATCTGACCAATGCAAACTCACGCTTGTTATTCGGACGTACTAGTTACAATCGTCCCACACGCTTTATCAATGAGATTAGTTCAGATTTGTTGACTTATCAAGGTTTAGCACGTCCGGCTAATACGAGTTTTAAAGCTTCTTATACTTGTGGAGGAATAGCATTTGGTAAAGGAATGAGTTTGGCTCAGGCGCTTCAAGAACGAAAACGAAATGCTGCGCCTACATCGATCCAATCAAGTGGTTTACCATTTGGACAATTTGCATCTACTAGTAAATCTTCTTCGAGTGAGACAAATTGGTCAATTGGTGATATTGCCCTTCATAAAAAATGGGGTGAAGGAACTGTTCTTGAAGTATCAGGTAGTGGAGCTACCCAAGAACTAAAAATCAACTTCCCAGAAGTCGGTCTGAAAAAACTTTTGGCTAGTGTAGCACCGATTGAGAAAAAGTAA
- the rexB gene encoding ATP-dependent nuclease subunit B: MKLLYTDIRTSLTDILTKEAQGLVAQGKRVFYIAPNSLSFEKERAVLEYLSQQASFSITVTRFAQMARYLVLNDISERSSLDDIGLGMAFYKCLSEIDPKDLRVYGAIKQDPQFIQQLIEIYQEMTTAKMSFLDLESLIDPDKRSDLLLIFEKITAYLNQGQVSQGSSLSYLIDAILENKVTSDFSKIALVIDGFTRFSAEEEHLVDLLHRKGVEIIIGVYATKKAYTSPFSEGNLYQASVEFLRYLAFKYQTKAEDACQEHEKLDAFAKASRLLESAYDYSEVSIDVDDKDRKDLQIWSCLTQKEELELVARSIRQKLHQEAELSYKNFRILLGDVESYKLSLQTIFNQYQIPFYLGRSESMSHHPLTQFVESVGRLKRYYFRQEDLINLLRTGLYTDITQEEIDSFEQYIRYLGIDGLSNFKQEFTKNHHGKFDLEKLNELRVRVLNPLETLLSSRKQKSENILTKWNNFLKDASVTKQLQSLSETMEVAEQERQEEVWKAFCHVMEQFATVFEGFQVALDDFLALLHSGMSLSNYRTIPATVDTVLVQSYDLIAPLTSDYIYALGLTQDNLPKITQNTSLLSDEEREVLNQDTEDGSQLLIASHENLKKNRYTMLSLLNSAKKQLVLSAPTLLNENESKESVYLKELQDFGFSKIEKRIDRRNLLKDDIGSYHSLLSSLVAYHQQGETDTSEQDLTFIKVLARVMGRKLEDQGLDNPVLPTSPKSKTLAAETLEALYPQDQDFYLSTSGLTEFYRNEYSYYLRYVLGLQEELRLRPDARSHGNFLHRIFERAMKLPADTSFDRRLEQAISETSQEREFQAIYQESLEAQLSKEVLLDVARATGHILRHNSEIETIQEEAVFGGKEQAFVQLDNGRNVYVRGKVDRIDRLKTSDAIGVVDYKSSLTQFNFPLFYNGLNSQLPTYLAALKKEGNRDFFGAMYLEMAEPVQSLQAVKTLSKALAETTKTMKYQGLFLEKEIKNLGELYNKNKTYQLSDEEFQLLLDYNALIYKKAAEKILSGSFAINPYTEDGRSIAPYVQQYQAITGFEANYHLGQARLLDKVAKSNDKEAWFNKIREELER; the protein is encoded by the coding sequence ATGAAACTACTTTATACAGATATTCGGACTTCTTTGACAGATATCCTAACCAAGGAGGCTCAAGGGCTTGTCGCCCAAGGCAAACGAGTCTTTTACATTGCCCCTAACTCTCTTTCTTTTGAAAAGGAACGCGCTGTGCTGGAGTACTTGAGTCAGCAGGCTTCTTTTTCTATCACAGTCACGCGCTTCGCTCAAATGGCTCGTTATCTGGTCTTAAATGATATTTCTGAGAGATCTAGTCTTGATGATATTGGTCTAGGTATGGCTTTCTATAAATGTCTGTCCGAGATTGACCCTAAGGATTTACGTGTTTACGGGGCTATTAAGCAAGATCCGCAATTCATCCAGCAACTGATTGAGATTTATCAAGAAATGACAACAGCAAAGATGAGTTTTTTGGACTTGGAAAGCTTGATAGATCCTGATAAACGCTCTGATTTACTCTTGATTTTTGAAAAGATCACAGCGTATTTAAATCAAGGTCAAGTTTCACAAGGGAGTTCATTGTCCTATCTGATTGATGCTATTTTAGAAAACAAGGTAACTAGTGATTTTAGCAAAATTGCTCTAGTTATTGATGGTTTTACTCGTTTTTCTGCAGAAGAGGAACACCTAGTGGATTTGCTTCATCGTAAGGGTGTAGAGATTATTATTGGCGTATATGCGACTAAGAAAGCCTATACTAGCCCCTTTAGTGAAGGCAATCTCTATCAAGCCAGTGTTGAGTTTCTACGTTATTTAGCTTTTAAATATCAGACCAAGGCAGAAGATGCATGTCAGGAACATGAAAAGCTGGATGCTTTTGCCAAAGCTTCAAGACTTCTCGAAAGTGCTTATGATTATTCTGAAGTTAGCATTGATGTGGATGATAAGGATAGAAAAGACTTGCAAATCTGGTCTTGTCTGACACAAAAAGAAGAGCTAGAGCTCGTTGCTCGTAGTATTCGCCAGAAATTGCACCAAGAAGCTGAACTAAGCTACAAAAATTTTCGTATCTTACTAGGAGACGTTGAGTCTTATAAACTGTCCTTGCAGACTATTTTTAATCAATATCAGATTCCTTTCTATCTGGGTAGGAGTGAGTCAATGTCTCATCATCCTTTGACTCAATTTGTTGAATCCGTGGGACGTCTCAAACGATACTATTTCCGTCAGGAAGATTTGATAAATCTCTTACGAACTGGCTTATATACTGACATTACACAAGAAGAAATCGACAGCTTTGAACAATATATCCGCTATCTAGGCATTGATGGTCTTTCGAACTTTAAACAAGAATTTACAAAAAACCATCATGGGAAATTTGATTTAGAAAAATTAAACGAGCTTCGTGTCCGTGTTCTAAATCCACTAGAAACCTTATTATCTAGTCGTAAGCAAAAGTCTGAAAATATCCTTACAAAATGGAATAACTTTTTGAAGGATGCATCTGTGACCAAGCAATTACAATCCTTATCTGAAACGATGGAAGTGGCAGAGCAAGAAAGACAAGAGGAGGTCTGGAAAGCCTTTTGCCATGTAATGGAGCAATTTGCTACCGTATTTGAAGGTTTTCAGGTTGCTTTAGATGATTTCTTGGCTCTCCTTCATTCAGGGATGTCCTTATCAAATTATCGAACAATCCCAGCAACAGTAGATACTGTTCTGGTGCAAAGTTATGATTTGATTGCGCCCTTGACTTCTGATTACATCTATGCTCTTGGCTTAACTCAAGACAACTTACCTAAAATTACTCAAAATACTAGTCTTTTAAGTGATGAAGAAAGAGAAGTTTTAAACCAAGATACTGAAGATGGCTCTCAATTATTGATTGCTAGCCATGAAAATCTTAAGAAGAATCGCTATACTATGCTTTCTTTGCTAAACTCTGCTAAGAAGCAATTGGTCTTATCAGCGCCAACTTTACTTAATGAAAACGAGAGTAAAGAGTCAGTATATCTAAAAGAATTGCAGGATTTTGGTTTTAGCAAGATTGAAAAGAGAATCGATCGAAGAAACCTATTAAAGGATGATATTGGTTCTTATCACAGTCTGTTGTCTAGTCTTGTTGCTTATCACCAGCAAGGTGAGACGGATACAAGTGAGCAAGACTTAACCTTTATCAAGGTTTTAGCTCGTGTTATGGGAAGAAAATTAGAAGATCAAGGTCTTGATAATCCTGTTCTACCGACAAGTCCCAAAAGTAAGACCTTAGCTGCGGAAACTTTAGAAGCCTTGTATCCTCAAGATCAAGATTTTTATCTATCGACTTCAGGATTAACAGAGTTTTATCGAAACGAATACAGTTATTACCTTCGTTATGTCTTAGGATTGCAGGAGGAATTACGTCTGCGACCTGATGCTCGAAGTCACGGGAATTTCTTGCATCGTATTTTTGAACGAGCCATGAAACTTCCTGCCGATACATCTTTTGATCGTCGCTTAGAACAAGCAATCTCTGAAACCAGCCAAGAGCGCGAGTTTCAAGCTATTTATCAGGAAAGTTTGGAAGCCCAATTAAGCAAGGAAGTCCTCTTGGATGTTGCACGCGCTACAGGACACATTTTGCGTCACAATTCTGAAATTGAAACCATTCAGGAAGAAGCAGTCTTTGGTGGCAAGGAACAAGCTTTTGTTCAGTTAGATAATGGCAGAAATGTCTATGTCCGTGGTAAAGTTGACCGCATCGACCGCTTGAAGACCAGTGATGCTATAGGTGTTGTCGATTACAAATCATCTCTAACTCAGTTTAACTTCCCTCTTTTTTATAACGGCCTGAACTCGCAATTACCGACCTACCTAGCAGCGCTTAAAAAAGAAGGAAATAGAGACTTTTTTGGTGCTATGTATTTAGAGATGGCGGAGCCAGTTCAGTCTTTACAAGCTGTTAAAACTCTTTCAAAGGCTTTAGCAGAAACAACTAAGACTATGAAGTATCAAGGGTTATTTCTTGAAAAAGAGATAAAGAACCTTGGGGAACTATATAATAAAAACAAGACCTATCAGTTGTCTGATGAGGAATTCCAGTTATTGCTGGACTATAACGCCCTTATCTATAAGAAGGCGGCAGAGAAGATTTTATCTGGTAGTTTTGCTATCAA